The following coding sequences are from one Tachysurus vachellii isolate PV-2020 chromosome 7, HZAU_Pvac_v1, whole genome shotgun sequence window:
- the sod3a gene encoding extracellular superoxide dismutase, whose amino-acid sequence MIKQSNMLLFLLTWVILVHAGEGIAFNHSKTSVVEVPMEVNLFNGTLFATCELIPDTKLPTGQPKIYGQVLFKQIFPGGKLEVLVNAHGLSTDDEQKRAIHIHQYGDLSQGCITAGPHYNPLGVNHPSHPGDFGNYVAINGTIRQHLNMEGATLFGGQSILGRAIVIHEKEDDFGLGSNEESKRSGNAGRRIAGCVIGISTPSLWEKLTMELGSDKNMKKAEHEK is encoded by the exons ATG ATTAAGCAAAGTAATATGCTACTATTTCTTCTGACATGGGTGATACTTGTGCATGCTGGAGAAGGGATTGCATTTAATCATAGCAAAACGTCTGTTGTTGAAGTTCCTATGGAGGTGAACCTCTTCAATGGAACTCTTTTTGCCACTTGTGAACTCATACCTGACACCAAACTTCCCACTGGCCAACCTAAAATATATGGACAGGTTCTCTTCAAACAAATCTTCCCAGGAGGAAAACTGGAAGTGCTGGTCAATGCTCATGGCCTGTCCACTGATGACGAGCAGAAGCGAGCTATTCACATCCATCAGTATGGAGACCTGAGCCAAGGATGCATCACTGCTGGTCCACACTACAATCCCCTGGGGGTCAACCATCCCTCACACCCTGGTGATTTTGGCAACTATGTGGCCATCAATGGAACTATAAGGCAACATCTAAACATGGAAGGAGCCACCCTTTTTGGAGGTCAGTCAATTTTGGGACGCGCCATTGTGATCCATGAGAAGGAAGATGACTTTGGGCTGGGGTCAAATGAAGAGAGCAAACGAAGTGGGAATGCTGGAAGAAGGATCGCTGGATGTGTCATTGGCATCTCGACTCCTAGCCTATGGGAGAAACTCACCATGGAGTTAGGGAGTGATAAGAACATGAAAAAGGCAGAACATGAAAAATAG